The Sulfitobacter sp. S223 genome has a window encoding:
- the nirB gene encoding nitrite reductase large subunit NirB — protein MTQKLIIIGAGMATGRALETLLETAPNAYEVTLFNAEPRGNYNRIMLSPVLAGDKTYAEIETHTPAWYAENGVTCRFGEKIASIDRTARTVTAENGDVLAYDKLLFGTGSNPFMIPLPGHDLEGVIAYRDLEDTERMMDLGPDHKCVVIGGGLLGLEAAAGMAARGVDVTVVHIMGHLMERQLDEAAGYLLRNALVAKGITVKCSANSKEILGKDGHVRALLLDDGTELPCDLLVMAVGIRPNVKLAQDAGLAVGRGIHVDDQMVSSDPDILAVGECVEHDGAIFGLVAPLYDQARVAAMTLLEEEAQFVQKELSTKLKVTGCDLFSAGDFAESEGREDIVFRDPARGVYRRLVIENNVIIGAVMYGDTADSNWFFGLIRDKTDIVEMRDTLIFGPAYQGGPLADPLSAVAALPRDAEICGCNGICKGTIEDAIAGGATDLAAVKATTKASASCGTCTGLVEQVLAVTLGDDFVLPATASICACTDMTHEDVRRMIKSQRLTSMPAVWQECGWKTSCGCHVCRPALNFYLLADWPLDYTDDPQSRFINERKHANIQKDGTFSVVPRMWGGITTPDELRAIADAADKYMVPTVKVTGGQRIDLLGVKGEDLPAIWKDLNDAGMVSGYAYSKGLRTVKTCVGTDHCRFGTQDSTGLGIKLEKTLHGSWTPHKLKLGVSGCPRNCAEATCKDIGVICVDSGFQISIGGAAGMDVKETELLVQVASEAEAIDVIKAMTQLYRENAKYLDRIYKWMAKVGLNWIETRVVTDLAERAALVERFELSQSIYRHDPWAAHVNDKAESYQPLAQLGLEAAE, from the coding sequence ATGACACAAAAACTGATTATTATCGGGGCGGGAATGGCCACGGGCCGTGCGCTAGAAACCTTGCTGGAAACAGCACCAAACGCCTATGAGGTCACGCTCTTCAACGCCGAGCCGCGCGGCAACTACAACCGCATCATGCTCAGCCCCGTTCTGGCGGGTGACAAGACTTATGCCGAGATCGAGACGCATACGCCTGCATGGTACGCCGAGAATGGCGTGACCTGCCGCTTTGGAGAGAAGATCGCCAGCATCGACCGCACGGCCAGGACCGTCACAGCCGAAAATGGCGATGTGCTGGCCTATGACAAGCTGTTGTTCGGCACTGGATCGAACCCGTTCATGATCCCTCTGCCCGGTCACGATCTGGAAGGCGTCATCGCCTACCGCGATCTGGAAGATACCGAGCGAATGATGGACCTTGGGCCTGATCACAAATGCGTGGTGATCGGTGGCGGTTTGTTGGGTTTGGAGGCCGCCGCGGGCATGGCGGCGCGCGGTGTCGACGTTACAGTGGTTCACATCATGGGCCACCTGATGGAGCGTCAGCTGGACGAGGCTGCTGGCTATCTGCTGCGCAATGCTTTGGTGGCCAAGGGCATTACCGTCAAATGCTCCGCCAACTCCAAGGAGATACTGGGCAAGGACGGCCATGTGCGCGCGCTGTTGCTGGATGATGGGACAGAGCTGCCCTGCGATCTGCTGGTGATGGCGGTCGGCATCCGGCCCAATGTGAAACTGGCGCAAGATGCAGGGCTGGCCGTAGGGCGCGGTATTCACGTGGACGACCAGATGGTGAGCTCCGACCCCGACATCCTCGCCGTGGGCGAATGTGTAGAGCATGACGGCGCGATCTTTGGCCTTGTTGCCCCGCTTTATGATCAGGCGCGGGTGGCTGCAATGACCCTGCTGGAGGAAGAGGCGCAGTTTGTTCAAAAAGAGCTGTCGACCAAGCTTAAGGTGACAGGATGCGATCTGTTTTCAGCAGGTGATTTTGCGGAGAGTGAAGGGCGCGAGGACATCGTGTTCCGCGATCCTGCACGCGGCGTTTACCGGCGTCTGGTGATCGAGAATAACGTGATTATCGGGGCGGTAATGTACGGCGATACGGCCGACAGCAATTGGTTCTTTGGCCTTATTCGCGACAAGACCGACATCGTAGAGATGCGCGACACGCTGATCTTTGGTCCTGCCTATCAGGGGGGCCCCCTCGCGGACCCGCTCTCAGCCGTTGCAGCCTTACCGCGTGACGCGGAAATCTGTGGCTGTAACGGCATTTGCAAAGGCACGATTGAGGATGCCATCGCAGGCGGGGCGACCGACCTTGCGGCGGTGAAAGCCACGACAAAGGCTTCGGCCTCCTGCGGGACCTGCACCGGATTGGTCGAGCAGGTTCTGGCGGTCACATTGGGCGATGATTTCGTGCTGCCCGCCACCGCCAGTATCTGCGCCTGCACTGACATGACCCATGAGGATGTGCGCCGCATGATCAAATCACAGCGGCTGACCTCGATGCCTGCCGTCTGGCAGGAATGCGGGTGGAAAACCTCGTGCGGATGCCATGTGTGCCGCCCTGCCCTGAACTTCTATCTGCTGGCAGACTGGCCGCTGGACTATACCGATGATCCGCAGTCGCGTTTCATCAACGAGCGCAAGCACGCCAACATTCAGAAAGACGGCACGTTTAGCGTGGTACCGCGCATGTGGGGCGGGATCACCACACCAGACGAACTGCGCGCGATCGCGGATGCGGCGGATAAATACATGGTGCCTACGGTCAAGGTGACGGGCGGTCAGCGGATCGACCTTCTGGGCGTCAAAGGCGAGGACCTGCCCGCGATCTGGAAGGATCTCAACGATGCGGGCATGGTGTCGGGCTATGCCTACTCCAAGGGGCTGCGCACGGTCAAAACCTGCGTTGGCACGGATCATTGCCGCTTTGGCACGCAGGATTCTACTGGCCTTGGCATCAAGCTGGAAAAGACGCTGCACGGCTCTTGGACACCCCATAAGCTCAAGCTTGGCGTGTCGGGATGCCCGCGCAACTGTGCCGAGGCGACCTGCAAAGATATCGGTGTAATCTGTGTCGACAGCGGATTTCAAATCAGCATCGGCGGTGCCGCTGGCATGGACGTCAAAGAGACCGAATTGCTGGTACAGGTGGCCTCTGAGGCAGAGGCGATAGACGTGATCAAGGCTATGACGCAGCTCTACCGCGAGAACGCCAAATACCTTGACCGCATTTACAAATGGATGGCCAAGGTGGGTCTGAACTGGATCGAGACGCGTGTCGTCACCGATCTGGCAGAACGCGCCGCCTTGGTGGAACGGTTCGAGTTGAGCCAGAGTATTTACCGCCATGATCCTTGGGCGGCCCATGTCAATGACAAGGCCGAAAGCTACCAGCCCCTTGCGCAGCTTGGCTTGGAGGCAGCGGAATGA
- the nirD gene encoding nitrite reductase small subunit NirD — protein sequence MSDWIDIAALDDIPQRGARLVKTAQGCVAVFRTATDAVYALDNRCPHKGGPLAEGIVHGASVTCPLHNWVFSLETGQAQGLDEGQVATYPARVIDGRIELEAAFLAARTAA from the coding sequence ATGAGCGACTGGATTGATATTGCGGCCCTTGACGACATCCCCCAGCGTGGAGCGCGTTTGGTCAAAACGGCTCAGGGCTGTGTGGCCGTGTTCCGCACCGCCACCGATGCGGTCTATGCCCTCGACAACAGGTGCCCACACAAAGGCGGGCCTTTGGCCGAAGGGATCGTGCATGGCGCCTCCGTCACCTGCCCGCTGCACAATTGGGTGTTCTCGCTTGAAACGGGTCAGGCCCAAGGACTGGATGAGGGTCAGGTGGCCACCTATCCCGCGCGCGTCATAGACGGGCGGATCGAGTTGGAGGCGGCCTTCCTCGCGGCGCGCACCGCCGCATGA
- a CDS encoding nitrate reductase, with protein MSLTRTTCPYCGVGCGVLAGPDGTIKGDPDHPANFGRLCSKGAALGETIDLEGRLLAPQIGGMEVDWDSALERVAQAFSDAVRDHGPDSVAFYASGQLLTEDYYVANKLMKGFIGSANIDTNSRLCMASSVAGHKRAFGTDTVPGTYADLEQADLIVLVGSNLAWCHPVLYQRIVAAKEARPNMRVVNIDPRRTATCDLADAHLRVAPDGDVALFNGLLAYLADHDHLDMDYVTAHVGGCSAALAQARATDALQSGISAEDLGRFYKLWARTKKVVTVYSQGVNQSASGTDKVGAILNCHLATGRIGKVGAGPFSVTGQPNAMGGREVGGLANMLANHLDIENSEHRDTVQTFWNSPTICDQAGLKAVDLFEACARGKIKALWVMSTNPAVSMPDAGYVAKAIANVPFVAVSDIMARTDTGDLADVLLPAAGWGEKDGTVTNSERRISRQRAFLPTPGQARPDWRIISDVATTMGFGEAFDYDTSADVFAEYIALDAAARPFDRDLDLSIFADVDYAKLIPTQWPRTDARFFADGKFYHTDGKARMLPITAPTLEHKGLTLNTGRNRDQWHTMTRTGKSPKLGAHLAEPYLEIHPDDAADVGTSHGDLMAVETAQGSAILRSLVTDRVARGQLFAPMHWTRQTARGAVVNTLMSSVTDPFSGQPALKRGRGLSVSPFVAKWYGFMACAQKPRATTPYAAIARTATGWQVEMAALESPTDWIEAARSIAQLPKAEAAVYEGGPGGILRVALSTQGMIQALFFVANSAVALSRSAAIAHIGTDTPPLEALAGRMGKNQPDPGAIVCACLNVGQNTLVNAIGAGAFSVAALGEVTCAGTNCGSCKPELARLVAQHSLPVAAE; from the coding sequence ATGAGCCTGACGCGGACAACCTGCCCCTATTGCGGCGTTGGATGTGGCGTTTTGGCAGGGCCCGACGGCACGATCAAAGGCGATCCCGATCATCCGGCAAACTTTGGCCGGCTGTGCTCGAAGGGGGCCGCACTGGGCGAGACAATTGATCTGGAGGGACGATTGCTCGCACCCCAGATTGGAGGCATGGAAGTGGACTGGGATAGCGCATTGGAGCGCGTCGCACAGGCGTTCTCTGACGCGGTCCGCGATCACGGGCCTGACAGCGTCGCGTTCTATGCCTCCGGCCAGCTGCTGACCGAAGATTATTACGTGGCCAACAAGCTGATGAAAGGGTTCATCGGCTCGGCCAATATCGACACGAACTCACGGCTGTGCATGGCATCGTCGGTGGCGGGGCATAAGCGCGCTTTCGGGACGGATACTGTGCCCGGCACCTATGCCGATCTGGAGCAAGCGGATCTCATTGTTTTGGTTGGCTCAAACCTCGCGTGGTGTCATCCGGTGCTCTACCAGCGCATCGTAGCAGCGAAAGAGGCGCGGCCAAACATGCGCGTGGTCAACATTGATCCACGTCGCACGGCAACTTGTGATCTGGCGGATGCACATTTGCGCGTGGCACCTGACGGCGATGTGGCGCTGTTCAACGGGTTGCTGGCCTATCTGGCCGACCATGACCACCTCGATATGGACTATGTCACCGCGCATGTGGGCGGATGCAGTGCCGCACTGGCGCAGGCGCGTGCCACAGATGCTTTGCAATCCGGCATCAGCGCCGAAGATCTGGGCCGTTTTTACAAACTTTGGGCGCGGACCAAAAAGGTCGTGACCGTCTATTCGCAAGGCGTAAATCAATCGGCCAGCGGCACCGACAAAGTGGGCGCGATCCTGAATTGTCATCTGGCCACGGGTCGCATTGGCAAGGTCGGCGCGGGGCCGTTTTCTGTCACGGGCCAGCCCAACGCCATGGGTGGGCGCGAAGTGGGCGGGCTGGCGAATATGCTGGCCAATCATCTCGACATCGAGAATTCCGAACACCGCGACACGGTGCAAACCTTTTGGAACAGCCCCACCATCTGTGACCAAGCGGGTCTCAAGGCCGTTGATCTGTTCGAAGCCTGTGCGCGGGGCAAGATCAAGGCGCTTTGGGTGATGTCCACCAATCCTGCCGTCTCGATGCCCGATGCGGGATATGTGGCGAAGGCCATAGCAAACGTGCCATTTGTCGCCGTCTCTGACATCATGGCGCGCACGGATACCGGTGATCTGGCCGATGTGCTGCTCCCTGCCGCAGGCTGGGGCGAGAAGGACGGCACGGTCACCAATTCCGAACGCCGCATTTCGCGCCAGCGGGCGTTTTTGCCAACGCCCGGTCAGGCACGCCCTGATTGGCGCATTATCAGTGATGTAGCAACGACCATGGGCTTTGGTGAGGCGTTCGACTATGATACCTCCGCCGATGTCTTTGCCGAATATATCGCACTGGATGCGGCCGCGCGCCCCTTTGACCGCGATCTGGACCTGAGCATCTTTGCCGATGTTGATTACGCCAAACTGATCCCCACGCAATGGCCGCGCACCGATGCAAGGTTTTTCGCGGACGGCAAATTCTACCACACGGATGGCAAGGCGCGGATGCTACCGATCACGGCGCCGACGTTGGAGCACAAAGGCCTGACGCTCAATACAGGGCGGAACCGTGACCAGTGGCATACGATGACGCGCACGGGGAAATCCCCGAAACTGGGCGCACATCTGGCGGAGCCTTATCTGGAAATCCATCCAGACGATGCGGCGGATGTCGGTACATCCCACGGCGATCTGATGGCGGTCGAAACGGCTCAAGGCAGCGCCATTTTGCGCAGCCTTGTCACCGACCGTGTTGCACGCGGACAGCTTTTTGCACCGATGCACTGGACCCGCCAGACCGCGCGCGGTGCTGTGGTGAATACGTTGATGTCCTCGGTCACGGATCCTTTTTCCGGCCAGCCCGCGCTCAAACGTGGCAGGGGCTTGAGCGTCTCTCCCTTTGTGGCCAAGTGGTATGGTTTCATGGCTTGCGCGCAGAAGCCGCGGGCCACGACGCCCTATGCCGCGATTGCGCGCACGGCGACGGGGTGGCAGGTCGAGATGGCAGCACTTGAATCGCCAACGGACTGGATCGAGGCCGCCCGCAGCATCGCGCAACTGCCAAAGGCGGAGGCGGCAGTCTATGAGGGCGGCCCAGGAGGCATCCTGCGCGTGGCTCTGAGCACTCAAGGCATGATCCAAGCGCTATTCTTTGTCGCAAATAGCGCCGTGGCGCTCTCGCGCAGCGCGGCCATTGCGCATATCGGGACAGACACGCCGCCGTTGGAGGCATTGGCGGGGCGCATGGGCAAGAACCAGCCCGACCCCGGCGCAATCGTGTGTGCCTGTCTGAACGTGGGTCAGAACACGCTGGTCAATGCAATTGGTGCGGGGGCATTTTCCGTGGCGGCCTTGGGTGAGGTGACCTGCGCGGGGACCAACTGCGGCTCTTGCAAGCCTGAGCTTGCACGGCTGGTGGCGCAGCACAGCCTGCCGGTGGCGGCAGAATGA
- a CDS encoding glycosyl transferase family 3 has product MTLAPFVRIVAQGKGRARAMTLDEAQDAMSVILQGKAAPEAVGALLMVLRLRGEEPQEIAGFTAALRAHTKGQLPAADLDWPSYAAGRSRGAPLYLLAARLVAQTGVRISMHGHNAYQNMAIQPDDIRALAGPQVRYDPLAELCPEAFSLLDLRRDLGLRSCINTVLRMWNPAQAPATVQGVFHPSYRSLQAQAAEILGQKTLSIIKGGGGEFERHPSKDIICFGLRKGQHIQEKAPAILSQTRRLHEESTRIDPRALWQGTLRDPFAEATVTGTAALALWTLDPNLTLNAAQGHANALWLDRTMDEGIYA; this is encoded by the coding sequence ATGACCCTCGCCCCTTTTGTCAGGATCGTCGCACAGGGCAAGGGGCGCGCCCGCGCCATGACCTTGGATGAGGCGCAAGATGCGATGAGCGTGATCCTGCAAGGAAAGGCTGCGCCTGAGGCGGTGGGCGCGCTGCTGATGGTGCTGCGTTTGCGCGGGGAAGAGCCACAGGAGATCGCCGGTTTCACTGCCGCCCTGCGCGCGCATACGAAGGGGCAACTGCCGGCTGCTGATCTGGATTGGCCCAGCTACGCCGCAGGGCGTAGTCGGGGCGCGCCGCTTTATCTGCTGGCGGCCCGGCTGGTGGCGCAGACGGGTGTTCGCATATCGATGCACGGCCACAATGCCTATCAGAACATGGCAATACAGCCGGATGATATCCGTGCACTGGCAGGACCTCAGGTGCGGTATGACCCGCTGGCCGAGTTGTGCCCAGAGGCCTTTTCCCTGTTGGATTTGCGCAGAGACCTGGGCTTGCGGTCATGCATTAACACGGTGTTGCGCATGTGGAATCCGGCGCAGGCCCCCGCCACGGTGCAGGGCGTGTTCCATCCCTCCTATCGCAGCCTGCAGGCGCAGGCTGCCGAGATATTGGGCCAGAAAACCCTCAGCATCATCAAGGGCGGCGGCGGCGAGTTCGAGCGCCATCCCTCCAAGGACATTATCTGTTTTGGCCTGCGCAAAGGTCAGCACATCCAGGAAAAAGCCCCCGCGATCCTGTCCCAGACCCGCCGCTTGCATGAAGAGAGCACGAGGATCGACCCGAGGGCGCTTTGGCAAGGGACGCTGCGCGATCCGTTTGCCGAAGCCACGGTGACCGGCACCGCCGCATTGGCGCTCTGGACGCTTGATCCGAACTTAACCCTCAACGCCGCGCAGGGCCACGCGAATGCACTTTGGCTGGACCGCACCATGGATGAAGGAATTTACGCATGA
- the cysG gene encoding siroheme synthase CysG, translating to MKTFPMFLQMAGRRVVIVGGGEQAAQKTRLMLKTEATITVISDALDDELADLAAVGRITQHSGAVIAQDFGDSALVFVATGCPGADGALHALAKTAGATVNVVDQPALCDVITPSIVDRDPVVVAIGTEGTAPVLARQIKTQVEQMLEPELGALASLAGRLRASAAQHLGPRARRDLWRWVFGDAPRRAHARGAQRETAHMIKHAIATGDFGQEPGGSVALVGAGPGAKDLITLRGVQRLQEADVIYYDRLVDPDILELARRDAERIYVGKRPGCHSWPQEKITQTIVAAAKGGARVVRLKCGDPGIFARGLEEIEALRAADIPVEIVPGVTAASGVAAASGQTLTEREEIDTLVLTTGHVSEGCAVPEVLRTLTPGTCVALYMAVRAAPQISAYLATRHAPQAIDVTIVAHAQTDAQIVTSCDIASLPATLLAHGITDTATLLLKLRRNVRHDQRKQDTGGHHPSSCGSAVIPLHVGG from the coding sequence ATGAAGACTTTTCCGATGTTCCTGCAGATGGCGGGCCGCCGTGTTGTGATTGTGGGCGGCGGCGAACAAGCGGCGCAAAAGACGCGACTGATGCTCAAAACCGAAGCCACGATCACCGTGATCAGCGATGCGCTGGATGATGAGTTGGCAGATCTTGCTGCCGTTGGCCGGATCACCCAACATAGCGGTGCGGTAATTGCGCAAGACTTCGGGGATAGCGCATTGGTGTTTGTCGCCACAGGCTGCCCCGGTGCGGATGGTGCGCTGCATGCGCTGGCCAAAACGGCAGGCGCGACGGTGAACGTAGTGGACCAGCCCGCGCTATGTGATGTGATCACGCCTTCGATCGTGGACCGCGATCCGGTGGTTGTTGCGATCGGAACAGAAGGCACAGCGCCCGTTCTGGCCCGCCAGATCAAAACGCAAGTCGAGCAGATGCTGGAGCCCGAACTGGGCGCATTGGCGTCCCTTGCGGGACGGTTGCGCGCCAGTGCGGCACAGCACCTTGGCCCGCGCGCACGACGCGATTTGTGGCGGTGGGTATTTGGTGATGCACCCCGCCGTGCTCATGCGCGCGGGGCGCAGCGGGAAACGGCACATATGATAAAACATGCCATTGCCACAGGTGATTTCGGACAAGAGCCCGGCGGGAGTGTTGCCTTGGTCGGGGCTGGGCCAGGGGCGAAAGACCTCATCACCCTACGCGGTGTGCAGCGCCTGCAAGAGGCCGATGTGATCTACTATGATCGTTTGGTGGACCCCGACATTCTGGAACTGGCGCGGCGGGATGCAGAGCGGATCTATGTGGGCAAACGGCCCGGTTGCCACAGCTGGCCACAGGAGAAAATCACGCAAACAATCGTTGCCGCTGCCAAGGGCGGAGCGCGGGTTGTGCGCCTCAAATGCGGCGATCCGGGTATTTTTGCCCGTGGGCTTGAAGAAATAGAGGCCCTGCGTGCGGCAGATATCCCCGTTGAAATCGTACCCGGTGTTACTGCGGCGAGCGGTGTGGCGGCAGCCAGTGGCCAGACCCTGACCGAGCGGGAAGAGATCGACACGTTAGTGCTCACCACGGGCCATGTCTCGGAGGGATGTGCGGTGCCAGAGGTCCTGCGCACCCTCACGCCGGGAACGTGCGTTGCCCTTTACATGGCCGTTCGCGCGGCGCCGCAGATCAGCGCATATTTGGCCACACGTCACGCGCCCCAAGCCATTGACGTCACGATCGTCGCCCATGCGCAAACGGATGCCCAGATTGTCACGAGCTGCGATATCGCGTCGCTTCCTGCAACGCTTTTGGCGCATGGCATCACGGATACCGCGACTCTCCTACTCAAATTACGCAGGAACGTTCGACATGATCAGCGGAAGCAAGATACCGGAGGTCATCACCCTTCGTCATGTGGCAGTGCTGTCATTCCATTGCACGTGGGAGGGTGA
- a CDS encoding TRAP transporter large permease — translation MSDIAIGILSFPALLGLIFLRVPIGLAMFLAGLVGMMLVTGDIGLPLARLKSETFTTYSSYSLSIIPMFLLMGHFATLGGMSQALFKAAAGFIGHRKGGVAMAAIGACAGFGAICGSSLATAATMSRVALPEMRKYGYEGGISTATLAAGGTLGILIPPSVVLVIYAILTEQNIAKLFLAAFIPGILAALGYVVVISIYVRIYPNAAGTRGRVPWAERLVDLVQVWPVLIVFALVVGGIYLGWFTPTEGAAVGAFGTGLIALLNGGLTRKTLAESFLVTARSTAMIFFIVLGAAFYNGFLALTQVPQEIAEWIGGQGYSPWLVLVCILIFYLALGCVMDSLSMILLTIPIFWPVIQGLDFGFVTMAELHAHRAADAFAAGVQLAPDMLASVQQSLADGVELTRDQIKAMEIRSVNKGALYRINEELVAIWFGILVLIVVEVGLITPPVGMNLFIINAMDRKTPMSETYKAVMFFVASDLFRVVLLVLFPAITLILIPW, via the coding sequence TTGAGCGATATTGCAATCGGTATCCTGTCATTCCCGGCGCTTCTGGGACTGATCTTTTTGCGTGTGCCTATCGGTCTGGCGATGTTTCTGGCCGGCTTGGTCGGTATGATGCTTGTCACGGGTGATATTGGCCTGCCGCTTGCGCGGCTCAAATCCGAAACCTTCACCACCTATTCCAGCTATTCGCTGTCGATCATTCCGATGTTTCTGCTAATGGGGCATTTCGCAACATTGGGCGGTATGTCACAGGCGCTGTTCAAAGCGGCTGCGGGATTCATCGGCCACCGCAAGGGCGGGGTGGCAATGGCTGCCATCGGCGCCTGTGCGGGCTTTGGCGCGATCTGCGGCTCCTCCCTTGCGACAGCCGCCACGATGAGCCGTGTTGCCCTGCCGGAGATGCGCAAATACGGCTATGAGGGGGGCATCTCGACGGCGACCCTTGCGGCGGGCGGCACCCTTGGCATCCTGATCCCGCCCTCTGTTGTGCTGGTGATCTACGCCATCCTGACAGAGCAGAACATTGCGAAATTGTTTCTCGCGGCCTTCATTCCGGGGATTCTGGCGGCGCTTGGCTATGTCGTGGTGATCTCGATCTATGTGCGTATTTATCCCAACGCGGCGGGGACGCGCGGGCGCGTTCCTTGGGCCGAACGGCTCGTTGATCTGGTGCAGGTCTGGCCCGTGCTCATTGTCTTTGCTCTGGTGGTCGGCGGTATCTACCTTGGCTGGTTCACCCCCACCGAAGGGGCGGCTGTCGGCGCATTTGGCACAGGATTGATTGCGCTTTTAAATGGTGGGCTTACGCGCAAAACGCTGGCCGAAAGCTTTCTGGTGACGGCACGCTCCACGGCGATGATCTTTTTCATCGTGCTGGGCGCTGCATTCTACAACGGCTTTCTGGCGCTTACGCAAGTCCCGCAGGAGATTGCCGAGTGGATCGGCGGGCAAGGCTATAGCCCGTGGCTGGTGCTGGTGTGTATTCTGATATTCTACCTTGCCTTGGGCTGTGTGATGGACAGCCTATCTATGATCCTTCTGACGATCCCGATCTTCTGGCCGGTCATTCAGGGCCTCGATTTCGGCTTTGTCACAATGGCAGAACTGCACGCCCACCGCGCCGCTGATGCCTTTGCGGCGGGGGTGCAGCTGGCGCCTGACATGTTAGCCAGTGTGCAACAAAGCCTTGCGGACGGGGTTGAGCTGACACGTGACCAGATCAAAGCGATGGAAATTCGCAGCGTAAACAAAGGCGCGCTGTACCGGATCAATGAAGAATTGGTGGCGATCTGGTTCGGCATTCTGGTATTGATCGTGGTCGAAGTGGGCTTGATTACACCGCCCGTCGGCATGAACCTGTTCATCATCAACGCGATGGACCGCAAAACCCCGATGTCCGAGACCTACAAAGCGGTCATGTTCTTCGTCGCCTCTGATCTGTTCCGCGTGGTTCTTCTGGTCCTGTTCCCCGCGATCACATTGATCCTGATCCCATGGTAA
- a CDS encoding TRAP transporter small permease, with protein sequence MYPAFMKLSRIMAYLGGTMLAVLILLTCLSVLGRSLNGMLHSDFVEGIAPGFAQWAINLGVGPINGDFELIEAGIAFAIFAFMPLCTLSGAHASVDIFTQGMSGRVNRILSLITSLLFAAVFVLIATQLFGGLLTKYRSGQTTFLLEFPLWWAYALSMFAAAIAAVVAVYVAVMRVLETLSGHDLLPTETGADH encoded by the coding sequence ATGTATCCAGCCTTCATGAAGCTATCGCGCATTATGGCCTATCTTGGTGGCACGATGCTTGCTGTGTTGATCCTTTTGACCTGCTTGTCCGTTTTGGGCAGGTCGCTAAACGGGATGCTGCACTCTGATTTCGTCGAAGGTATCGCACCGGGATTTGCGCAATGGGCGATCAATCTTGGCGTTGGCCCCATAAATGGTGACTTTGAACTGATCGAGGCAGGCATCGCATTTGCCATCTTTGCATTCATGCCCCTGTGCACCTTGTCAGGTGCGCACGCGTCGGTTGATATCTTTACCCAAGGAATGTCGGGTCGGGTCAACAGGATCCTGAGCCTGATCACATCGCTGCTTTTTGCGGCAGTGTTTGTCCTGATCGCGACCCAGCTTTTCGGCGGTCTTCTCACCAAATACCGCTCGGGTCAGACCACATTTCTTTTGGAATTCCCACTCTGGTGGGCCTATGCGCTCAGCATGTTCGCAGCCGCAATCGCAGCCGTCGTTGCGGTCTATGTCGCAGTGATGCGTGTGTTAGAAACTTTGTCGGGTCATGATCTGTTGCCGACCGAAACAGGAGCAGACCATTGA
- a CDS encoding TRAP transporter substrate-binding protein, with protein sequence MTNRRTILGALGSVAMLALTAGNAMAQEVTLKLHQFLPAQANVPKLILDVWADGVEADSDGRIKVDRFPSMQLGGVPPELYDQVVDGVADVVWTVVGYTPGRFPSTEVFELPFMVADARAASYAYYKMFEEHMQDEFNDTHILGTWVHGPGMFHTADPVETPDDLRGMKIRGGSRLVNKLLETTGATPVGMPVPAIPEGLSKGVIDGTTIPWEVTGALKVPELVENHTEFEGPALYNLTFVLAMNKGVYDGLPDDLKAVIDKNSGLEFSVFAGGTQSDSDGPAREMAVEMGNNIITIDAATAESTWLPVVQPIYASWIAEMAEKGIDGQARIDQARALMTEYTANK encoded by the coding sequence ATGACAAACCGTAGAACAATTCTGGGTGCTCTGGGCAGCGTTGCGATGCTTGCTTTGACGGCAGGCAACGCAATGGCGCAAGAAGTGACGCTGAAGCTGCACCAGTTTTTGCCGGCTCAGGCAAATGTGCCGAAACTTATTCTGGACGTTTGGGCGGATGGCGTAGAAGCGGATTCCGATGGCCGCATCAAAGTTGATCGTTTTCCTTCCATGCAGTTGGGTGGCGTGCCACCGGAGCTGTATGACCAAGTTGTCGATGGCGTTGCTGATGTGGTTTGGACAGTTGTCGGCTATACGCCTGGCCGTTTCCCTTCCACTGAAGTGTTTGAACTGCCCTTCATGGTGGCTGACGCGCGTGCGGCATCTTATGCCTATTACAAGATGTTTGAAGAACACATGCAGGATGAGTTCAACGACACACATATTCTGGGCACATGGGTTCACGGCCCGGGCATGTTCCACACCGCTGATCCGGTCGAGACCCCTGACGATCTGCGTGGGATGAAAATCCGCGGTGGGTCGCGTCTGGTGAACAAGCTGCTGGAAACAACAGGTGCCACACCTGTCGGTATGCCGGTCCCAGCGATCCCGGAAGGTCTGTCCAAAGGCGTCATCGACGGCACAACCATTCCGTGGGAAGTGACCGGCGCATTGAAGGTGCCGGAGCTTGTTGAGAACCACACGGAATTTGAAGGCCCCGCGCTTTATAATCTCACGTTTGTCCTGGCGATGAACAAGGGCGTCTATGACGGTCTTCCAGATGATTTGAAGGCTGTGATCGACAAGAACTCCGGTCTGGAATTCTCTGTCTTTGCCGGCGGTACACAATCTGATTCCGACGGCCCAGCACGTGAAATGGCCGTAGAGATGGGTAACAACATCATCACAATCGACGCGGCAACCGCCGAAAGCACATGGCTGCCAGTGGTTCAGCCGATTTATGCGTCATGGATTGCCGAGATGGCCGAAAAAGGCATCGACGGTCAGGCGCGGATTGATCAAGCACGTGCGTTGATGACGGAATACACCGCCAACAAATAA